The following is a genomic window from Spirosoma agri.
ATGTTCGACCAGCAGAACCGGGGTGGTCGGTCGTTTCTGACGTATGGTCTTTACCGCTTCGATGATTCGGCTTTTGATTTCTTCGGGAGCAATCCCGACGGATGCTACCAGATTCGGCAGACAGTCGAGGATGTAGAGTTTAGCGTCCACATCCGGCAACAACGCCACCAGTTCTTTTTCCAGCCGTCCATTGCCCGAAAAACCCAGATTGATAAGAGGGCGGTCGAGCTTGCGGCCCAGGATAGCGGACCAGGCCATGCCGGGTCGGGAGGCACAGGCCCCCTGTGCAATTGAGGTGCCGTAGACGACGATCGGTTTCTCGATCCGGGTTGGCAGGGGCGTAAAGGATGTCCCTTTGGGAACGCCGATCTCTAGCCATTTCACCGAATTGTAAAGCGGCAGGTAGAGCCGGTACTCACGACCTTTCTTGTGGTACTGATCATTCGGTTCCAGGTTCGTAAACCGGTACTCGATCGTATCCTTGAAGGCATACTTGCCGGTACACCAGCGCCAGTCGCCATCACTGTTGAGCGCGTAAAGATCGACCCCGCTGACGCCGGTTGCCTGCATATGCGGTAAGGCGTGTGGCCCCGTTACGGCATACCGAACAACGAGCTGATCGGTGCTGGCCCTGAAACGAACCAGCAAGCCGGCCGCGTTGTGCGAAAGATTCCAGACGGGTGGTCTAACCGTCTTTTCGGCTTGCGCCGGGAGTCGGTCATAGGGGCTCTGAACCTCTTTCGGCCAGGCCTGCCCTTCGATAGCCGGAAAGGGGTTCTGCGCCGGATTCCACCAGGCGTAGTCGGTTGTCGGTTGCGCAGAAGCGGTGAATGGCTGAACGCAGATCAGGAGAATAAAAACGAGTAATTTTCTGGTCATGGTAGATCCGTCGGAGCAGTTTCCGGCGTAGTGTAGTCGATACGCCAAATCTCCAAGATATGGCGTATCGACTACACTACGCCGGAAACTGCTCAGTAAGCTTGGTTTTCAGTGATACGTCTGGCAACTAACAAAAGCAGTAGATGGCCTCATTGCTACTTTATGGTTTTGGTAGATTTCGGGCGATGGTCAAACATGGCGACTTACAACGCCAGGACAACAAACTCGACCCGACGATTTTTTCGCTTGTTCTCTTCCGAATCATTCGGTGCAGCCGGTCGCGTATCGCCATAGCCGCTGGCCCGCAGTCGAGCATCGGCAATACCATTCGTGACCAGATAGGTTCGGATCACCCTGGCCCGGTTTTCGGAGAGGTACTGATTTAAACGCCGGTCGCCCACGTTGTCGGTATGCCCCGCAATTTCGATAACCAGTTTAGGGACGGCCCGCAGCGTTTTGATGAGCTTATTCAGTTGGGGATACGATTCGGAACGGAGTACGTAACTGCTCTGATCGAAATAGACATTGTCGAGCCGGAACGTTTTGTTGACCTGAAGATTTCGGAATATACTATCGGCTTTCGGCTCGGCTTTTTCGAGCCGGACCACATAGGCATAGTCGGTACAGGTGTCGCACGAAATGGCCATGACCTCCTCCGTGTCGTAGTAGCCGGGTGACTTAACGAAGACGGTCAACGTATCGGTTTGATTCAGGAGAAAGGAATACGGTTGTCCGCTGGGCCTGGTTTGCCCATTAAATGTTTTCTTCGCCAATTGTGCCCGTATCGTAAAGTTAGCCGCTACCTCTTCCGACGTTTTATCGTCAACGGCGCTGATTTTAAAGAGTGTAGACTGATGTTGACGAATCGTTTTTTGCTGACTATAGCCGGGATTCATTATCGCCAGCCAGAAAAGTAGGGGGAGCAAAAGGCGCATAGAGACACGTGTAAGCTAACGTCAGATTACGTCGCTGCAAAATAAGTGCCTATTTGCCTATATTTGTTTATAAAGTATGTAATTTCCGGTTGTGATTATGGGTATAAAAAAGACAGAGAGAATCTATGGTTGATAAGCAGGAAAGCGTTCCCGATTGCTCTGCTTTGCAGCCAGTTAGCCATCGGGAACGCCCCAACAATGTGTGGGTGAGATGAGCTTTATGAAATTACTGGACTTTAACGGCTTGCCGGGCGAGCAGTTTCCAGTCGCCTTTCTGTTTTACCCAAACCAGCAATACGGCTAATTTGACCTGTGCTGCGTTGCCTTTGTCGAGCGTTTCACCGGTTAAGCGGTGCCGTACCAGCGCAGTATTGTCCACAACGGTGATGGTCTGCTCGGTCAGATCGATCGTTTTGAAATCGGAGGCACCACTCGTAAGAGCCTCAACGAAAGCGGCTTTCGCTTCAATTTTTCCGCTGGAGTGGCCGTAACTCAACTGGTCCGATGCAATCGCTTCCAAACCCGCCTTGTCAGGGTCGATCATCAGTTTCCGCAATTTTTCGACGGCCTGTGCTACCGCCTGATCCTGGCTCTGGGCGAAGCTGTTTGCGGTAGTCATCGTGCACAGGACAACGAACAAAAACACCAATTTTTTAGCGTACATCTTTCTCGGGTTTAGCATATGGGTATTTACCGATCCATCAGGAAGGGCCAGCATTCACTCCATAAAGCCAGTTCGCTGTCGTTGTTTACTTGCGTTGCTGCCTGTTGACCGCTTAGAGCCCGCTTTATTTCTCGTACGAGAATCCTTTCTTCACATTTTCGCTGGTTTGGGCCAGCAGCGCCGTATGATCGAACGATTGGGTCACCGTTTTGTGAATGGTTTTGCAGATCGTATCGAGCGGAAGGTCGTTGTCGTCGGTGCCGAACGGGTTTTCGATTTCTTCGGCAATGACCTCCAGGCTAGCCAGTACGTAAAAAACGAATACCACCAGTGGAACGACGAGGTAATGTAACGTCGATACGTAACCCAGCGGCAGTGTCAGGCAATAGGTGAAGATAAACTTCTTGATAAACGAACTATATGAAAACGGAATGGGTGTGTTTTTGATCCGTTCGCAGGCACCGCATACGTCCATCAGCGACTGTATTTCGGGATTTAAAATAAGCAGGTGTTCAGGTAGCAGAATACCCCGACGCTGGAGATCGTGGAGTTTTCCAAAAATGGCTAACGCAATTTGCTGCGGTACGTGTTCGCTCAGGTGCAGGTTGTCGATACGGAATGACGCACTGTCCGCAAATTCCGGCTCGATCGGGTGCTGACGCAGGTGATTCTTCAGCGCAAAGGCAAAATTTGGGATCATGGCCCGAAAGAACTGGCGGGTTTCGACCTGGTCCGTATCCAGAAGCTGATCCAGTTTGAGTGCCAGATTTCGGCTGTTGTTAACCAACGACCCCCATAATTTGCGGCCTTCCCACCAGCGGTCGTAGGCAGTGTTGGTGCGAAAAACCAGCAGCATCGATATGACAAAGCTCAGCAGCGTGTGCATGAGCGAAAAATTCTTGAGATGCGGGTTATCACTCAGGCCCATCATCTCAATGATGTGGACAATAATGAACGAATAAAGACCCACACCAATCAAAATTGGTAGTAGCTTTCGGACGGTATCAGCCCGGTTGAAGGTAATAATGAACCGGAACCAGTCTTTGGGGTTATAGTTGACCATACATCGCTTTGGTTGGGTAGACCTCAATCATATTGATTTTTGACAAAAAAACCAACGCTCAACGTCGGCCAGGGTTACCAGTATTGTATAATCCTGTTCGCACACAATCGTTTGCAAGTAGGACACGTTTAGGCTAAAAACTGATTAAATGACTATTTTTCGAAGGTTGCTTCCGGCACTGCTGCTCTGTTTTTTTACCACTGCCCTGGTCGCGCAACAACTCCAGACCGTCGATCGGATTTATGACCCTAAAGTCCAGACGGCCTTACTGTTTCCGCAGGTCGGAGCAAACCCCAACGATCCGTCGCTTACCTTAAACCCGCCCGTCATTTCGCTGGATGAACAGGTATCCTTGCAGCTTGAGTTCGATGATCTGACAGCTGATTACCGGTCGTTTCGGGCCAAGCTGGTGCATTGTAACGCCGACTGGCAAAAATCGGTCCTGAACGATATTGAATTTACGTACGAATATAACGACAACCCGATCACGGATTATCAGGTCTCGCTGAATACCAAAATTCCGTATTACCACTACCGATTTACTGTTCCGAAGGTGAAACTACCCGGCAACTACCTGCTGGTCGTTTATGATGAACGCAATCGAAACAACATCATCCTGACCCGCCGGTTCAGTACGTACCAGAATAAAGTGGCGGTGTCGGCCAGTGTTCGTTTCTCAACCGATCCGTCGCGGCAGTTTACGGACCAACAGATTGATATGGCGATCAGCTATAAGGGGTATCAGGTGATTTCTCCGCAGGACGATTTTAAAGTAGTTATCCGCCAGAATTACCGCGACGATCGCGAAATTAGGGGGCTGCGCCCAACGAATGTACAGGCATTCGACCAGGTGCTGGACTATCGTCTAGTTGATTTAAGCAACACCATGCCCGGCGGCAACGAATTTCGTTTTTTCGACACCCGCACGATTCTCTCCCGCGCCAACTACATCGATCGAATCGACCGGAAGGCTGACCGTAACATTGCGTATGTACAGGTCGACCAGCCAAGAAGTCAGGGATCTTACATTCAAAGTGATGATTTCAACGGTTTCTTCGTGATCGATCACCGCGAAACAGGTAATGGCCAAACGAACGCCGACTACATCGAGACGATCTTTACACTGCGTATTCCTGAACTGCCGGATGTGAATGTGTACGTCAATGGGGCGTTCAATTTCTGGAAACTGGACGACCGCACCCGCATGACGTTCGACTCCGTGCTGGGCGCTTACCGGGCTTCCGTGCTGCTCAAGCAGGGCGTCTACAATTATGACTATGTCGTTCAGCCAACAACCGGCCAGCAGAAGGCCAACGAGAGCTATATCGAAGGGAGTTTCTCCTCAACC
Proteins encoded in this region:
- a CDS encoding OmpA family protein; translation: MRLLLPLLFWLAIMNPGYSQQKTIRQHQSTLFKISAVDDKTSEEVAANFTIRAQLAKKTFNGQTRPSGQPYSFLLNQTDTLTVFVKSPGYYDTEEVMAISCDTCTDYAYVVRLEKAEPKADSIFRNLQVNKTFRLDNVYFDQSSYVLRSESYPQLNKLIKTLRAVPKLVIEIAGHTDNVGDRRLNQYLSENRARVIRTYLVTNGIADARLRASGYGDTRPAAPNDSEENKRKNRRVEFVVLAL
- a CDS encoding nuclear transport factor 2 family protein, translating into MTTANSFAQSQDQAVAQAVEKLRKLMIDPDKAGLEAIASDQLSYGHSSGKIEAKAAFVEALTSGASDFKTIDLTEQTITVVDNTALVRHRLTGETLDKGNAAQVKLAVLLVWVKQKGDWKLLARQAVKVQ
- a CDS encoding type IX secretion system plug protein — protein: MTIFRRLLPALLLCFFTTALVAQQLQTVDRIYDPKVQTALLFPQVGANPNDPSLTLNPPVISLDEQVSLQLEFDDLTADYRSFRAKLVHCNADWQKSVLNDIEFTYEYNDNPITDYQVSLNTKIPYYHYRFTVPKVKLPGNYLLVVYDERNRNNIILTRRFSTYQNKVAVSASVRFSTDPSRQFTDQQIDMAISYKGYQVISPQDDFKVVIRQNYRDDREIRGLRPTNVQAFDQVLDYRLVDLSNTMPGGNEFRFFDTRTILSRANYIDRIDRKADRNIAYVQVDQPRSQGSYIQSDDFNGFFVIDHRETGNGQTNADYIETIFTLRIPELPDVNVYVNGAFNFWKLDDRTRMTFDSVLGAYRASVLLKQGVYNYDYVVQPTTGQQKANESYIEGSFSSTENDYEVFVYHRPPASRADQLIAYQRVGVNKRK
- a CDS encoding bestrophin family protein is translated as MVNYNPKDWFRFIITFNRADTVRKLLPILIGVGLYSFIIVHIIEMMGLSDNPHLKNFSLMHTLLSFVISMLLVFRTNTAYDRWWEGRKLWGSLVNNSRNLALKLDQLLDTDQVETRQFFRAMIPNFAFALKNHLRQHPIEPEFADSASFRIDNLHLSEHVPQQIALAIFGKLHDLQRRGILLPEHLLILNPEIQSLMDVCGACERIKNTPIPFSYSSFIKKFIFTYCLTLPLGYVSTLHYLVVPLVVFVFYVLASLEVIAEEIENPFGTDDNDLPLDTICKTIHKTVTQSFDHTALLAQTSENVKKGFSYEK